Within the Kluyveromyces lactis strain NRRL Y-1140 chromosome A complete sequence genome, the region CCAATCTGCATTTCTCAAAGTACTTCTTGCCAATATTGAAACCATCAAACTCGACAAGCGCATTCTCACTATCTACTTTAGATTTTACTGCATTTATAGCATGATGAGCCATCTCAAGTACCTTATGCACTTCCTCCATGTTCTCACATGAGAGACCACTACACACAGTAACATGGGGCTCAAATACAGGAGAATTCGGGAATAAAGTTTGTAATGACTCTATCAGAGTTTTAAAAGTCTCATATTCAGGACTGTGTCCATATGGACATAACCATAGAGATATACCCATTCTTCCCTAATTGAGCACAAGCAGGATAATATAGGGATAGTTTAGCCGAGTAAGGTCACTAAGTATTCCCTGACAgcaacaaaagaaattgacaaGTTTAGCTTATAAGTATGTCAATCTTCAACCTTTGAATAGTGAAAGTACCCTTGAATACTGTCCTGTTCAAAGTTCTTGTCCCTATATGTAATGATAAGTTCATCATTATCGAAAGAgcgttttttttttttttttgaatgtaaagaagttgacattagaaaacaacaaaatatcGCCGGTTTCATCACTCCCACaagtagaagaagagcgAAAAAACTGGGTTATAACAGTTGAGAAGCACATTCAGGCCAGGAAACCAGCTTCAAGAGGATGGCATCCACTTTACAGGTTTCGTCACGAAAGTGTAAGAACTGTGGTTCGACGGATTTTGTCCGTGATATTAGTAATACTACTAATGAATTGATCTGTAAAGTATGTGGTTTAGTCACTGAAGAGAACTCTATCGTGTCTGAAGTCACGTTCGGTGAGGCTAGTAATGGTGCAGCTGTCATTCAGGGTGCTTTTGTCAGTGCGAATCAGGCACATCCAACGTTTATGTCACATTCCGGTCAGAATGCTTTGATGTCCAGAGAAACTACTTTGAACAACGCTAGGCGGAAGTTGAAAGCTGTCTCCTATGCGTTAAATATTCCCGAATATGTTACTGATGCTGCTTTCCAATGGTATAGATTGGCTTTGAGTAATAATTTTGTTCAAGGTAGGAAATCACAAAATGTGATTGCCGCTTGTTTGTACATCGCATGTCGTAAAGAACGTACTCATCACATGCTTATTGACTTTTCATCAAGGTTACAAGTGAGTGTTTATTCTATTGGTGCCACATTTTTGAAGCTAGCGAAGAAGTTACAAATAGTTAAGTTACCTCTAGCTGACCCATCTTTGTTCATTCAACATTTCGCGGAGAAATTGGAGCTTGGTGATAAAAAGATTAAAGTGATAAGGGACGCTGTGAAACTGGCACAAACTATGTCCAGAGATTGGATGTATGAAGGGAGAAGACCAGCTGGTATCGCAGGTGCATGTCTCTTACTTGCCTGTAGAATGAACAATTTGAGAAGAACGCATTCTGAAATCGTGGCAATATCTCATGTTGCAGAGGAAACGCTTCAGCAAAGATTGAATGAGTTTAAGAATACAACATCAGCTAAGCTCTCCGTGAAAGAGTTCCgtgatgatgaaactgAGGTAAATGAGGGTGAGAGAAGTGCCGAATCGAAACCTCCTAGTTTCGATAAGAACAGActaaaggaaaagaaaataaaagattctttggatACTAAAGAGATGTTGGAGACAAGCGAGGAAGCCGTGTCAAGAAATCCAATTTTGACTCAAGTGCTCGGAGCGCAGGAACTATCGTCTAAAGAAGTCctttattatttgaagaagctttcTGAACGCAGAAAAGCTGAATTCAGTCGTATAAAAGCTACGCATGGAATCGATGGAGAAGACTTACACAAAACTGAGAAAGACAAGAAACGTTCCCtggatgaaattgatggatATAGTCTTGAAAAGGATCCATATAGACCAAGAAATTTACATTTATTACCCACCACAGCTTCTCTGCTTTCAAAAGTCAGCGATCATCCTGAAAATTTggatgatgttgatgatgcAGAATTGGATTCTCACTTgttagatgaagaagcttccaaattgaaagaacGTATTTGGATTGATATCAACGGTGATTACTTGattgaacaagaatcaaaaagaCTCAAACAGGAAGCAGATTTGGCCAGTGGGAATACTTCGCTACGAAAAAAACGCAGCAAACGTACTAATAGAAACCAATCCAGTGCAAGCATCGTCAAAGTTCAAGTCGACGGACTACCGCTTGATGTTTCCGTGGATGACGCTGATGCTGTAGATGTTGTCGCAGCTGGAGGTGTCAAGAATCTATTACAAAAGACGACtttctcaaagaagatcaatTACGATGCTATTAACGGTCTCTTTGGACAAAAATAGTTTCTACGTCGTCActgtttctcttctcttgtACGATATCCATCAGATCAAACTCAAGAAAATTATATGAATACCAACTGCTATTTACATATCGTTACTTGATACAGATGTCTGTTTTTGctcttttttattttaataTTTTACACTAAATTGGtgtatcaatttcatttcgATTATATTTTTGGAACTATATTTAAACGGCGTACATAATTTATAAACATTGCAAACAAATATTCGTTTGGTGTGGACTATTATTCATTTATGGAACACAATAATAAGCTACCATCAGTATACCATTTTGCCTATTCAGATATTAAAGAGCCTTAAACCCACTTTTTGCCtctggtttcttctttccgTACCGTgagtgaaaagaaattttttagaaggaagaaaattttgagatgagatgcgatgagataGAACCTATGTATGAACAAAGTATATCACTCCGAGACAACTAAAGTTGCCTAACACTATTCGAACTTGTGCAAATCAACTAAGTATTTCCGAACAGTGAAAAGGAATCACATAATCaaataagaaacaaatatgGTTAGGAGATCTCGTGCTGCTATTCTACCGACAAACATTATTCTCTTGCAGAACCTTGTTAAGCGTGATCCTGAATCCTATCGTGAAGAGTTTCTACAGCAATATGCTCACTACCAATCATTAAGAGACATTTTCATGTTAAATTCGGTCAACAACGAGAGCACTGATGAAAGTGCAATGGCTGAGTTTATGGGAGCAATTGGATTTGTATCTCAAGTTTGTTCCTGTTATCCTCGTGAAACGGCAAACTTCCCAAAcgaattgaaacagttaGTATTAGATCACCACAAATCGCTTCCGTTTGAcgtgaaagaaaagattatcACCAGTCTAACTATGTTGAGAAATAAGAACGTTATCAGCCCTGAGACTTTGATTCAAACTATGTTCCCATTGCTTATTGCATACTCTTCCCCTAGTAATTCGATGGTCCAGAATTCTCACGCCAAAGAGCTAAGAACTTTAATCTACAACACTCTAGTAcagttgatgaaatcttgTAACACCAGTGGTAAGAACCAAAAATTAAACAAATCTACCCATGCGTTgtgtttcaatttgttggaaCAGCCAGATTCTCAAGGTATATGGGCATCGAAATTGACAAGAGAGTTATGGAGAAGAGGTATCTGGGACGATTCAAGATCGGTTGAAATTATGACCCATGCTGCACTACATAACGATGTTAAAATTGCATACAGTGGTgtcttgttctttttggaTGCTGATAAAGAGCGTGAAGAAGcgtttgaagaaaacgacGATGAGGATGAAATCGATACTACCGCTTTGAAGCACAAGCTCCAgatcaacaagaaatctAGTAAAAGAGGTAAGAAGCTAGAGCAAGCACTTAAGGTCgtaaagaagaaatctgcTAAAGGTGTTCAACAGAATAATTTCTTAAATTTCAGTGCCATCCATCTATTACGTGATCCACAAGGGTTTGCCgagaaattgtttgaaagacATCTAAGTGGTAAGAATTCGAACAAATTTGATTTCGAACAAAAGACTGCCATCATGCAATTATTATCCCGTTTAACAGGTACACACAAGTTAATGGTTCTTGGACTATATTCATACTTCTTAAAATACCTGACGCCAAAGCAAAGGGACGTTACCAAGATTCTATCTGCTGCAGCCCAATCCTGTCATGATCTTGTTCCTCCAGAGACCATTGAAGTGATGGTGAGGAAGATAGCCAACGAGTTTGTTAGCGACGGTGTTTCAAATGAGGTTGCCACTGTGGGTTTGAATACAGTCAGAGAAATCTTGACTCGTGCCCCATTAGCTATCGATGAGACTTTACTACAAGATTTAACCGAATATAAGGGCTCCAAGGCCAAGAGTGTCGCCATTGCTGCTAAGGGTTTGATTGCATTATACAGAGAAGTTGCTCCGGAGAtgttaaagaagaaagatcGTGGTAAGACCGCTTCTATGGGACTACAGGACGACAAACGCAATGGCAGGGAATCCAAACGTGTCAAGTTTGGTGTCGAGACTACTAATGTACAAGGTATAGATGGTATTGAGTTACTAGCGAAGTGGAAGCGTGAGAACGGAAACGAGgaggatgatgatgatgaggcTGCATGGGATTTGAACAACCGGGATGAATTATCAGATGCTTCGGATGTAGAAGGTGAGTGGGTGACGATAGAAAGCGATAAAGAGTACGAAGTTGACATGGACTCTGACGATGAGGAAAGCAAGAACAAAACAGGTCATAAGGGTAAGAAACGTTCCCACGATGAAGTCGAACCGGAAGCTGGTGAAGATAGTGATTTAGAATTATCCggtgatgaagaagaaccaaagGTGGGAGAAGAGCAGAAGGAAGAAAGTGAATCCGCTGACCCAGAAGAAGCTTTCCGTGAATTAGCATCCAGTCGTATCTTAACACCAGCCGATTTCGCTAAACTTCAAGAACTACGTACTGAAAAGGGTGTTACTAAACTTATGGGGATCAACAACGAAGAAACTATTGAGCATTACAAGCTTATGGGTCCAGCCAAGCAcaagaaacagaacaaAGAGGAAAGAATGGCATCTATTATGGAAGGTCGTGAAGACCGTGAAAAATACGGAAGTAAGCGTGGTAAGCGTGACAGTTCAATGAGATCAACTACAAATAAAGAGAAATctagaaagaagaactttgTGATGATGATCCATAAGAGATCTGTGAAGGGTAAGCAAAAAATGTCGCTTCGTGACAAACAAAAGGTCTTGCGTGCTCATATCACgaagcaaaagaagaaaggtAATTAAACTAGATGGCATGGCAAAAGTAGTTATATTAATTATAGGCACTTGTAGACACAGCATATAAAagatagaaaaaaaagacacGTCAGTGTCACGTGACCAACTCATTTTCTCCATTTAGCCCAGTTTTGAAGTTGTCCTTTCAGCCAATGTGATATCACCATCCGAGACCACTTGTCTGCTGCTCATATCCCAGGTCAAAAAGGACTATTAACACGGCTTAACGGTGTGCCAACGGTTTTGGACCGAGAAGGACATGATCTAAcagggaaaaaaaaaactcgaaaagaaaaagagacCACTACAGGATGTTTGAGGAACTTCAGCTTGAATGGAAATCTCGACACTATCAGCTATATTCATGCGTCGGCATTAAGCCTTCTTCGCATCACGGGCTGTGGCCCGTGATGCTGGCCCGCACTAAATGGGGCCGGGAAGGCATATGTTCCAACGCGTTACTCTCGAGGGAACGATTTACTACTGCCTAGACTAGCTCGTCTCAGTATTATTCAATGTAGTGCAGCAGCATTCACCTGGGGTGATGTCTTTACAATAAAACCTATACAGTACAACAAGAGCCGACTTTAACTCACAATTGAATGATGAGTCGTCAGTGAAGTAATCGCAAACGCAGTTAAGACGAACTATTGAAACGGTCGCACCTATGTATTCCTGTGTTTATTTTAATCTACCATTGATAGCCTCTTGTCTTTTACTTGTTAAGTTTCTATTTGTATGGGGTACAGTAGTAAGAAATCAGGCTTTCAGCCTGATTTCGATGAAATTTCGTCCATCCGCCCTAGAATGAGGCGCACGAAGATGTGCCCAAACAGATGGTAGCATTgggaatttttcacttcgaTCAAACCACACAAAGCCAGTATCTCACACTACCAATCCTGTatatttcttgttcttaTATGCTATTCCATATGATCACATTTCTGTCTCTACCAGtcatatacatatatatatatatatatgtattgTAATCTGCGTCGTTACAAAATACAAGACATTACAAGATTATTGCTGGACCTACGCCAATTCATTCCAAGCTTAAAACCTGCTTCAGGAATTGCATCGATACTTTATAGCACCATATTCTGTCAACTATCgagtttttttttcttcgccctttttgtttgatattAAAGGATTTTTTGGTTAAACCGTCTGTGTTTTTTCGTTCTTTAATTTGATTCATTTATAAACTCCAGATCCCCAGATAAAGAATAGGAGATTGGAAAGAAGATACGAAACATAATACATAATATAAACggtgtctttttttttttggcttAACGAAACTGTCTTCTCTCACTCCGTGAACTACTATAGAATTATCATACACTATGTTGTCGCAAGCTTACAAATTAAGAAGCTGTTTGCACaagtcttcttctgttgttCGTCAACAAGTTAGAAACTTGTCCATCCACGAATACCGTTCGGCTGAACTGTTGAGACAATACGGCGTTGGTACTCCAAAAGGTGCAGCTGCTCATACCGTCGATGAGGCTACCAAGATTGCCAAGGAATTGGGTGGTAAGAACTTGGTCGTCAAGGCTCAAGCTTTGACCGGTGGTAGAGGTAAAGGTCATTTCGATAACGGTATGCAATCTGGTATCCATATGATCGATTCTGTGCAAGATGCTACTGAAGTCAGTGGTAAGATGCTTGGTTACCATTTGATCACCAAGCAATCTGGTATTAAGGGTAAGTTAGTGTCCGGTGTTTACATTGTCGAAAGAGTGAATGCCAAACACGAAGCTTATTTGTCTATCTTGATGGACAGAAAGACTAAGAAGCCATTGATCATTTGCTCTAGTGAAGGTGGTATGAATATCGAAGATGTGGCAAAGACCAACCCAGATGCTATCAAGAAGTTCTACGTCGAAGATTCCGTTGGATTGACCCCAGAAACTGCTGCTGAGATTGCTGCCTCCTTGGGTTTCTCCAAGGAAGCCGAAGCTGATGCTAAGGATGCAGTCTTGAAGTTATATAAGATCTTCAAGGAAAAGGATGCTACTCAAATCGAAATTAACCCATTGAGTGAAGTTCTTGACCAGGATAAGAAGGTCATGTGTATGGATGCCAAGTTCGGTTTCGATGACAATGCCTCCTTCAGACAAAAAGACGTGTACTCATGGAGAGATTTGACTCAAGAAGATCCAGATGAAGTTACCGCCAAGAAGAGTGACTTGAACTTTGTCAAGTTAAAGGGTAATATCGGTTGTTTGGTCAACGGTGCCGGTTTAGCCATGGCCACCATGGATGTC harbors:
- the BRF1 gene encoding transcription factor TFIIIB subunit BRF1 (similar to uniprot|P29056 Saccharomyces cerevisiae YGR246C BRF1 TFIIIB B-related factor one of three subunits of RNA polymerase III transcription initiation factor TFIIIB binds TFIIIC and TBP and recruits RNA pol III to promoters amino-terminal half is homologous to TFIIB), encoding MASTLQVSSRKCKNCGSTDFVRDISNTTNELICKVCGLVTEENSIVSEVTFGEASNGAAVIQGAFVSANQAHPTFMSHSGQNALMSRETTLNNARRKLKAVSYALNIPEYVTDAAFQWYRLALSNNFVQGRKSQNVIAACLYIACRKERTHHMLIDFSSRLQVSVYSIGATFLKLAKKLQIVKLPLADPSLFIQHFAEKLELGDKKIKVIRDAVKLAQTMSRDWMYEGRRPAGIAGACLLLACRMNNLRRTHSEIVAISHVAEETLQQRLNEFKNTTSAKLSVKEFRDDETEVNEGERSAESKPPSFDKNRLKEKKIKDSLDTKEMLETSEEAVSRNPILTQVLGAQELSSKEVLYYLKKLSERRKAEFSRIKATHGIDGEDLHKTEKDKKRSLDEIDGYSLEKDPYRPRNLHLLPTTASLLSKVSDHPENLDDVDDAELDSHLLDEEASKLKERIWIDINGDYLIEQESKRLKQEADLASGNTSLRKKRSKRTNRNQSSASIVKVQVDGLPLDVSVDDADAVDVVAAGGVKNLLQKTTFSKKINYDAINGLFGQK
- the SDA1 gene encoding Sda1p (highly similar to gnl|GLV|CAGL0F08129g Candida glabrata CAGL0F08129g and similar to YGR245C uniprot|P53313 Saccharomyces cerevisiae YGR245C SDA1 Severe Depolymerization of Actin), which translates into the protein MVRRSRAAILPTNIILLQNLVKRDPESYREEFLQQYAHYQSLRDIFMLNSVNNESTDESAMAEFMGAIGFVSQVCSCYPRETANFPNELKQLVLDHHKSLPFDVKEKIITSLTMLRNKNVISPETLIQTMFPLLIAYSSPSNSMVQNSHAKELRTLIYNTLVQLMKSCNTSGKNQKLNKSTHALCFNLLEQPDSQGIWASKLTRELWRRGIWDDSRSVEIMTHAALHNDVKIAYSGVLFFLDADKEREEAFEENDDEDEIDTTALKHKLQINKKSSKRGKKLEQALKVVKKKSAKGVQQNNFLNFSAIHLLRDPQGFAEKLFERHLSGKNSNKFDFEQKTAIMQLLSRLTGTHKLMVLGLYSYFLKYLTPKQRDVTKILSAAAQSCHDLVPPETIEVMVRKIANEFVSDGVSNEVATVGLNTVREILTRAPLAIDETLLQDLTEYKGSKAKSVAIAAKGLIALYREVAPEMLKKKDRGKTASMGLQDDKRNGRESKRVKFGVETTNVQGIDGIELLAKWKRENGNEEDDDDEAAWDLNNRDELSDASDVEGEWVTIESDKEYEVDMDSDDEESKNKTGHKGKKRSHDEVEPEAGEDSDLELSGDEEEPKVGEEQKEESESADPEEAFRELASSRILTPADFAKLQELRTEKGVTKLMGINNEETIEHYKLMGPAKHKKQNKEERMASIMEGREDREKYGSKRGKRDSSMRSTTNKEKSRKKNFVMMIHKRSVKGKQKMSLRDKQKVLRAHITKQKKKGN
- the LSC2 gene encoding succinate--CoA ligase (GDP-forming) subunit beta (highly similar to uniprot|P53312 Saccharomyces cerevisiae YGR244C LSC2 Beta subunit of succinyl-CoA ligase which is a mitochondrial enzyme of the TCA cycle that catalyzes the nucleotide-dependent conversion of succinyl-CoA to succinate), coding for MLSQAYKLRSCLHKSSSVVRQQVRNLSIHEYRSAELLRQYGVGTPKGAAAHTVDEATKIAKELGGKNLVVKAQALTGGRGKGHFDNGMQSGIHMIDSVQDATEVSGKMLGYHLITKQSGIKGKLVSGVYIVERVNAKHEAYLSILMDRKTKKPLIICSSEGGMNIEDVAKTNPDAIKKFYVEDSVGLTPETAAEIAASLGFSKEAEADAKDAVLKLYKIFKEKDATQIEINPLSEVLDQDKKVMCMDAKFGFDDNASFRQKDVYSWRDLTQEDPDEVTAKKSDLNFVKLKGNIGCLVNGAGLAMATMDVIKLYGGDPANFLDCGGGATPETIETAFKLILSNDNVDAIFVNIFGGIVRCDFVAQGLVAATKNLSVKVPIVARLQGTNLEQGRRIIAESGLKIYSFDELDPAAEKVVELTNSK